The following proteins are encoded in a genomic region of Irregularibacter muris:
- a CDS encoding phage major capsid protein gives MSKILELREKRAKAWDAAKAFLDTKRGGDGLLSAEDTTTYEKMENDVVALGKEIERLERQASIDLELSKATSNPITNAPSKGAEEKTGRASAEYRKAFWNAMRTRAGEGLDVNVRNALQIGTDTEGGYLVPDEFERTLVEALEDENIFRSLANVITTSSGDRKIPVVATKGTASWVDEEGIIPESDDSFGQVSISAYKLATLIKVSEELLNDSVFNLEAYISKEFARRIGNKEEEAFFTGDGSGKPTGILAATGGAQIGVTTAGATAITMDEVLDLFYSLKAPYRNRAVFVMNDATVKAIRKLKDGQGQYLWQPSLQAGTPDTIMNRPLYTSAYVPTIAATAKSIVFGDFSYYWVADRQGRMFKRLNELYAVTGQVGFVATQRVDGKLILPEAIKVLQQHA, from the coding sequence ATGAGTAAGATTCTTGAATTGCGCGAAAAGCGCGCTAAGGCATGGGATGCAGCAAAGGCGTTCCTTGATACGAAACGTGGTGGCGATGGGCTACTGTCCGCCGAGGATACCACTACTTACGAGAAGATGGAAAACGACGTCGTCGCATTAGGTAAAGAAATTGAGCGTCTCGAGCGTCAGGCCTCTATCGACTTGGAACTCTCAAAAGCAACCAGCAATCCCATTACAAATGCTCCATCCAAAGGAGCTGAAGAAAAGACCGGTCGTGCATCCGCCGAATACAGGAAAGCGTTCTGGAATGCTATGCGTACTCGTGCAGGAGAAGGACTTGATGTAAACGTAAGAAATGCCCTGCAAATAGGTACAGACACAGAGGGTGGTTATCTCGTACCTGACGAGTTTGAGCGTACGCTGGTGGAGGCCCTCGAGGATGAGAACATCTTCCGTTCACTGGCCAATGTTATCACCACATCTTCCGGTGATAGGAAAATTCCAGTTGTAGCTACCAAAGGTACTGCTTCATGGGTCGATGAAGAAGGCATTATTCCAGAGAGCGATGACAGCTTCGGTCAGGTGTCTATCAGTGCCTATAAACTGGCAACCTTGATCAAAGTCTCCGAGGAGTTGCTGAACGATTCCGTGTTCAACCTCGAAGCCTACATCTCAAAAGAGTTCGCAAGACGTATCGGCAATAAAGAAGAGGAAGCTTTCTTCACCGGTGATGGCTCCGGTAAACCGACTGGCATCCTTGCCGCTACAGGTGGTGCCCAAATCGGTGTAACTACAGCAGGTGCTACAGCAATCACCATGGATGAGGTGCTCGACCTGTTCTACTCACTTAAGGCTCCTTACCGAAACAGGGCTGTATTCGTTATGAACGATGCTACTGTAAAGGCAATACGTAAGCTAAAGGACGGTCAGGGCCAGTACCTTTGGCAGCCTTCACTTCAGGCAGGCACGCCTGATACCATCATGAACCGCCCTCTGTACACCTCTGCATATGTGCCAACTATTGCTGCGACCGCCAAGAGCATCGTGTTTGGCGACTTCAGCTATTACTGGGTAGCCGACCGTCAGGGACGTATGTTCAAGAGATTAAACGAGCTTTATGCAGTCACCGGGCAAGTAGGCTTTGTAGCTACCCAGCGTGTGGACGGTAAGCTGATCCTGCCGGAGGCTATCAAGGTTCTCCAGCAGCACGCATAA
- a CDS encoding head fiber protein — MSYNSKNYMEQGGEKWIIGGTLEVLPGASVTGLPAAENQVDSTATDVAGLVADFNALLAKLKAAGLMAADE; from the coding sequence ATGAGTTATAACTCAAAGAATTATATGGAACAGGGCGGCGAAAAGTGGATCATCGGTGGCACACTGGAAGTCCTGCCGGGAGCCTCGGTAACGGGGCTTCCTGCTGCAGAGAATCAGGTGGATAGCACGGCCACCGATGTTGCTGGTCTGGTCGCGGATTTCAATGCCCTTCTCGCCAAGCTAAAAGCGGCGGGTTTGATGGCGGCAGACGAATAA
- a CDS encoding head-tail connector protein, which produces MTTDNLLPKVKANLILAHDADDGLLLHYIKAAVSYAESYQHVAEGYYTENTMPPTTEQAVIMLSSHFYESRDGSTAGFFADSVQAGQQVWNTVNLLLRLDRDWKV; this is translated from the coding sequence ATGACAACAGATAATCTTCTCCCCAAAGTAAAAGCGAACCTGATCCTGGCACATGATGCAGACGACGGCCTTCTGCTGCATTACATCAAAGCCGCCGTTTCCTACGCGGAGAGCTACCAACATGTTGCTGAGGGATATTATACTGAAAACACTATGCCGCCCACTACTGAACAGGCAGTAATCATGCTGTCGAGTCATTTCTACGAAAGCAGGGATGGCTCGACGGCTGGTTTCTTTGCCGATAGCGTGCAGGCAGGTCAACAAGTTTGGAACACAGTAAACTTGCTACTCCGCCTTGACCGGGATTGGAAGGTGTAG
- a CDS encoding head-tail adaptor protein, with protein MSFGKMNTFIDIIETVTIKDSEGFSTEIDNIVASIKAYREGRHGTEMWANRAAFSEATDLFRFRCIPGVTVTTAMLIACEDGRFEITSVEDVKGRGMYIEVLAKEVKPSG; from the coding sequence ATGAGCTTTGGAAAGATGAACACCTTTATAGATATTATTGAGACAGTAACTATAAAAGACTCGGAGGGCTTCAGCACTGAGATTGACAATATTGTTGCTTCCATCAAAGCATATCGGGAAGGTCGGCACGGCACCGAAATGTGGGCGAACAGAGCCGCATTTTCAGAAGCCACCGACCTTTTCCGTTTCCGATGTATTCCCGGTGTCACCGTTACAACCGCAATGCTTATTGCTTGTGAAGACGGACGGTTTGAAATCACCTCGGTGGAGGATGTCAAAGGTCGTGGAATGTACATTGAAGTACTCGCTAAGGAGGTGAAGCCCAGTGGCTAA
- a CDS encoding HK97 gp10 family phage protein, which yields MAKVTMKMPEDFLLKVSRLNDKTDEIIPRVLKAGGEVVIDKVKSNLNSAVGRDTKYPSRSTGELVAALGVSPALQDRDGNYNVKIGFSEPRRDGSSNAKIANIIEYGKSGQPAKPFLKPAKSTSRKPCIEAMKAKLDEEVNRI from the coding sequence GTGGCTAAAGTAACTATGAAAATGCCGGAGGACTTTCTTCTGAAGGTTTCCCGGTTGAACGATAAAACTGATGAAATCATCCCTCGTGTGCTTAAGGCTGGCGGTGAGGTTGTGATTGATAAGGTAAAGTCTAATCTTAATTCAGCGGTTGGTCGTGACACAAAGTATCCTTCGCGTTCCACCGGAGAGCTTGTAGCAGCATTGGGGGTTTCACCCGCTTTACAGGATAGAGATGGAAACTACAACGTTAAAATCGGCTTTTCCGAACCACGTCGTGATGGAAGCAGCAATGCAAAGATAGCCAATATCATCGAATACGGAAAATCGGGTCAACCGGCAAAACCATTCTTAAAGCCAGCGAAAAGCACCAGTAGAAAGCCGTGCATCGAAGCGATGAAAGCAAAGCTGGATGAGGAGGTAAATAGGATATGA
- a CDS encoding major tail protein, protein MATIGLDRLYYSKITEDSSGVETYAVPSVLAKAITAELSVELIEAILYADDGAAEVVKDFNSGTLTLGVDDIGPTVAADLTGASTDDNGVLISASENVGTPVAVGFRAQKANGTYRYFWLYRVKFGLPATNLQTKADSITFSTPTIEGTVMRRNKLDGMGKHPWKAEVTEGDAGVSSATITGWFTEVYEPVYTPEP, encoded by the coding sequence ATGGCAACTATCGGTCTTGACAGACTGTACTATTCAAAGATAACCGAAGATTCTAGCGGTGTAGAGACCTATGCTGTACCTTCGGTGCTTGCTAAAGCTATTACCGCCGAGCTTTCGGTGGAATTAATTGAGGCGATTCTATATGCGGACGATGGTGCTGCAGAAGTTGTAAAAGACTTTAATAGCGGCACGCTCACCCTCGGCGTGGATGACATTGGCCCAACTGTCGCTGCAGATCTAACCGGAGCATCAACCGATGACAACGGTGTGCTGATCTCCGCCAGTGAGAATGTGGGTACACCTGTTGCTGTAGGCTTCAGAGCGCAGAAGGCCAACGGCACATATCGTTATTTTTGGCTTTATCGCGTAAAATTTGGCCTACCCGCAACAAACCTGCAGACAAAGGCGGATTCTATCACCTTCTCTACGCCAACCATCGAAGGAACGGTTATGCGTAGAAACAAATTGGACGGCATGGGCAAACACCCATGGAAAGCGGAGGTCACCGAAGGCGACGCAGGCGTATCTTCTGCAACTATAACCGGTTGGTTCACTGAAGTTTACGAGCCTGTCTACACACCGGAACCGTAG
- a CDS encoding phage tail protein — protein sequence MADNFGLKIGVEGEREFKNALSEINQSFKVLGSEMTLVTSQFDKNDKSIQSVAARNAVLNKEIDAQKEKISTLKAALDNSSSSFGENDRRTQNWQIQLNKAQAELNGMERELAQSTIEADNLGAELDDSGKRAEDAGGRFDKLGGVLKGIGLAMGTVAVAAGAAAIKLGKEVVTQFGELEQNLGGSEAVFGAYAASIQKTGEEAYKNLGVSQSEYLATANKMGALFQGSGIQQQKSLELTEKAMQRAADMASVMGIDMSTAMEAVTGAAKGNFTMMDNLGVAMNATNIQAYALAKGLDFTWNTATQAEKAEVAMQMFFENTEQYAGNFAKESTQTISGSIGLLQAAVGSFTAGLGNANADMTNLTENLVDAFEAVVTNIVPVLENIVAALPTATGAILAAVADLLPMLLELVTNIFKQVLEAILNLLPELIPAAVSALMTIVGALIDNLPLLINAAIELVTALVEGIGIALPKLIPAAVSAVTKIVQGLIENLPMLLDAALQLIIGLAQGLVDAIPQLVSALPAIIEALVDFLIESIPEIIDAGIQLLTSLVTALPTIITAVVEAIPQIIDSIINAVIGSIPMIIDAGIRLLISLIQALPQIITTVVAAIPKIITSLVNAIVGNIDKIILAGVQLFVALIANLPRIIVEVVKAVPQIISGLVRAFTGYISSMAQVGGNLIKGLWNGISDAGAWLWNKISGFFGNVVSKIKNFFGINSPSTLFAGIGRNMGEGIGVGFEDAMAVVSRDMQNAVPTNLDLNYRGLSGQGSATGTSITQNLSVVTPKALSEKELAREFKNMSRKLALEY from the coding sequence ATGGCGGACAATTTTGGCTTAAAAATAGGCGTTGAGGGTGAGCGTGAATTTAAGAACGCTCTTTCTGAAATCAATCAGTCATTTAAGGTGCTCGGCAGCGAAATGACCCTTGTTACCAGCCAGTTTGATAAAAACGATAAATCCATACAATCGGTTGCCGCTCGGAATGCGGTTCTGAATAAAGAAATTGACGCACAGAAAGAGAAGATTTCCACCCTTAAAGCTGCTCTTGATAACTCCTCCTCCTCTTTTGGCGAAAATGACCGCCGCACGCAGAACTGGCAGATTCAGCTGAACAAGGCACAAGCTGAACTCAACGGTATGGAGCGTGAACTTGCGCAGTCCACTATCGAAGCGGATAACCTCGGTGCAGAATTAGACGATTCTGGCAAAAGAGCAGAAGATGCTGGTGGCAGGTTTGATAAACTTGGTGGCGTACTTAAGGGCATTGGTTTGGCGATGGGCACAGTTGCCGTTGCCGCCGGAGCTGCCGCAATTAAGTTGGGCAAAGAAGTGGTCACTCAATTTGGCGAGTTGGAGCAAAACTTGGGTGGTTCAGAGGCGGTTTTCGGTGCATACGCTGCGTCGATTCAGAAAACTGGTGAAGAAGCCTATAAAAACCTCGGTGTCTCCCAAAGCGAGTATCTCGCTACTGCCAACAAAATGGGTGCGTTGTTCCAAGGTTCTGGTATACAGCAACAGAAAAGCCTTGAACTAACCGAAAAAGCCATGCAACGTGCCGCAGACATGGCATCCGTTATGGGAATAGATATGTCTACTGCGATGGAAGCTGTCACAGGTGCTGCAAAGGGCAACTTCACCATGATGGATAACCTCGGTGTTGCTATGAACGCTACCAACATCCAAGCCTACGCTCTTGCAAAGGGTCTGGATTTTACTTGGAATACCGCAACACAAGCGGAAAAAGCCGAAGTTGCAATGCAGATGTTTTTTGAGAACACCGAGCAGTATGCTGGCAACTTTGCGAAAGAATCAACTCAGACCATTTCTGGTTCGATTGGATTGTTACAAGCTGCGGTTGGCTCTTTTACAGCAGGACTTGGCAATGCCAATGCGGATATGACAAATCTGACTGAGAATCTTGTTGATGCTTTCGAGGCGGTTGTCACTAATATCGTACCGGTTTTAGAGAATATCGTAGCAGCATTACCAACTGCGACGGGCGCAATTTTAGCAGCGGTAGCAGACTTGCTTCCAATGCTTCTTGAATTAGTCACAAATATATTCAAGCAGGTACTGGAGGCTATTTTGAACCTTTTACCTGAGCTTATCCCGGCGGCGGTTAGTGCTCTAATGACAATTGTCGGAGCGTTGATTGATAATCTTCCATTGCTCATAAATGCAGCAATAGAACTGGTCACAGCGCTTGTGGAGGGTATTGGCATTGCTTTACCTAAGCTCATACCCGCAGCAGTTTCGGCGGTCACGAAGATTGTTCAAGGTTTGATTGAGAACCTGCCTATGCTGTTGGATGCGGCTTTGCAGTTGATTATAGGATTAGCGCAGGGATTGGTGGACGCGATACCTCAGCTTGTTTCTGCCTTGCCTGCCATCATCGAAGCACTGGTGGATTTTCTGATTGAATCTATTCCAGAGATTATCGATGCGGGTATTCAATTGCTGACTTCACTGGTGACAGCATTGCCTACCATCATTACGGCAGTTGTGGAAGCAATCCCGCAAATCATCGACAGTATTATTAATGCAGTCATTGGATCGATTCCCATGATTATTGATGCAGGCATCAGGCTCCTGATATCACTAATTCAGGCTCTTCCTCAGATTATTACTACTGTTGTAGCGGCGATTCCAAAGATCATAACCTCACTTGTAAACGCTATTGTAGGTAATATCGATAAGATCATCCTGGCCGGTGTTCAGCTGTTTGTGGCACTAATTGCAAACCTGCCAAGGATAATTGTGGAGGTTGTTAAAGCAGTTCCACAGATCATCTCAGGATTGGTTAGAGCCTTTACCGGTTATATAAGCTCAATGGCCCAAGTGGGTGGCAATTTGATTAAAGGATTGTGGAATGGTATTTCAGACGCAGGTGCTTGGCTATGGAATAAGATTTCAGGATTTTTCGGTAATGTGGTATCGAAGATTAAGAACTTCTTCGGTATCAACTCCCCTTCAACTCTATTTGCTGGAATTGGTCGCAATATGGGTGAAGGCATCGGTGTGGGCTTCGAGGATGCAATGGCAGTAGTTTCAAGGGATATGCAAAATGCGGTACCCACAAACTTGGATTTGAATTACAGAGGATTGTCAGGACAAGGCAGTGCCACCGGAACAAGCATCACGCAAAATCTCTCGGTGGTAACACCAAAGGCTCTATCCGAAAAAGAACTGGCACGGGAGTTCAAAAACATGTCCCGCAAGCTGGCACTTGAATATTAA
- a CDS encoding phage tail family protein, with product MELTYINADGRSITLKQSRPYFITKIDGTGNIRQTVNTFKAPDQDGAFYISSTLDMRNIILEGTVVADTPDEAFTRRQRFLQIFSPKLNGTLIYRERQIACVVEEAGFTVSTRQRIPNFFVSLLCPSPFFETLDEVREELASWIPLFEFELEIPESGMEFGMRQPSQIITVDNIGDVSCGCEIVFQALGTVTNPELLNIDTGEYIRLLTTMNAGDELRVYTHFAGKRVVSINGSVVTNAFSLLDTNSVFFQLSAGINTLRYDASVNMELLEVSIYYRPQFLGV from the coding sequence ATGGAACTTACTTATATTAATGCAGATGGCAGGAGCATTACACTCAAACAAAGCCGCCCGTATTTCATTACCAAGATAGACGGCACAGGCAACATACGTCAGACCGTTAACACCTTCAAAGCGCCGGACCAAGATGGCGCTTTTTATATTTCTTCTACACTGGATATGCGAAACATCATACTGGAGGGTACGGTCGTAGCAGATACACCTGACGAGGCTTTTACACGACGACAGCGCTTCCTTCAGATATTTAGCCCTAAGCTGAATGGAACACTCATCTATCGTGAACGTCAAATTGCCTGCGTTGTAGAGGAAGCGGGTTTTACCGTTTCCACCAGGCAGCGGATACCCAACTTTTTTGTCAGTCTGCTTTGCCCGTCTCCCTTCTTCGAGACACTGGATGAAGTACGTGAGGAACTGGCATCTTGGATACCTTTATTCGAGTTTGAACTGGAAATACCTGAAAGTGGCATGGAGTTTGGAATGCGCCAGCCCAGTCAGATCATCACGGTGGACAACATCGGCGATGTTTCCTGTGGGTGCGAGATTGTATTCCAAGCGCTGGGAACGGTGACGAATCCAGAACTATTAAATATTGATACCGGGGAATACATCCGCCTTCTCACTACAATGAATGCCGGAGATGAACTTCGTGTATATACCCATTTCGCTGGTAAGCGAGTAGTCAGCATCAATGGCTCTGTGGTAACAAATGCTTTCTCCCTGTTGGACACCAATTCGGTATTTTTCCAGCTTTCCGCAGGCATTAACACTTTGCGCTACGATGCTTCAGTCAATATGGAACTGCTTGAAGTAAGCATTTACTATCGTCCGCAGTTTCTGGGGGTGTGA
- a CDS encoding siphovirus ReqiPepy6 Gp37-like family protein — translation MQLYIYNPNRELTGIVESFEYLRWTRRYSQCGSFELKAIATQENTALLKEGNIIWKNDDEEAGIIEHLELSQSEHEIITASGRFATSFLARRILWQTEILSGDLSDCALQLINNNLINPTDTARQITGISFSSPNLGIPVSTQISYRNLMDSVTELCVASDIGIKTVFTPATGIFTVTLYNGANSQAVFSKEYENLTEQIYTESVADYANTALIGGEGEGADRTFVAITSGSGETRREIFVDAKDLRTEDFGTDYVNTLTFRGQSKLNEQAIRYTFDTSVNPHGNLTYKIDFDLGQTVKVISKAWGVSMTTRITEIEETYDADGQSISVVFGKAELTIAQKVRSDMSEVKTALLAPTGISEVAEALSVVEGTLGDLTQVDPKIQGDDVADTFNNLFGKLPALEIFVGAGTISVGQYALYNMVPGDTLYFTSYSGNKFSDQPSENGHVFLTKHNGDNTGYGYQRAMGFFISRDTMTFYVISVFVFNNLSGQANWLNINNEPITMTRLANAAVTGVKIADRTITASKISSAFTDYSTTEQNTGRLWIDGKTIYRKHVNLGSLTNTTPKSVAHGISNISTVVSLTGFATNGTVFLPLPLARYNNFASQIGLYMDTTNVVVEPGNDRTSYTGYVVIEYTKTV, via the coding sequence ATGCAACTATATATCTACAATCCAAACCGGGAGCTTACGGGTATTGTGGAGTCTTTTGAGTACCTGCGTTGGACACGGCGTTACTCTCAGTGTGGTTCATTTGAGCTAAAAGCCATTGCAACACAGGAGAACACCGCGCTCTTAAAAGAAGGGAACATCATTTGGAAGAACGATGATGAGGAAGCCGGAATTATTGAGCATCTCGAATTGTCTCAATCCGAGCATGAGATTATCACTGCGAGCGGCCGCTTTGCTACATCCTTCCTCGCCCGTCGTATTTTGTGGCAAACTGAGATACTTTCCGGAGATCTTTCTGACTGTGCCCTGCAGCTGATAAATAATAATCTCATCAACCCTACTGACACAGCTCGGCAGATTACTGGAATATCCTTCTCGTCTCCAAACTTAGGTATTCCTGTTAGTACCCAGATATCATATCGGAATCTGATGGATTCTGTGACGGAACTTTGCGTCGCTTCGGATATTGGTATTAAGACTGTGTTCACTCCTGCTACAGGTATTTTTACAGTGACGCTGTATAACGGAGCCAACTCCCAGGCCGTATTCTCAAAGGAGTACGAGAATCTGACTGAACAGATATATACAGAGAGTGTAGCGGATTACGCTAATACTGCACTCATCGGTGGCGAGGGTGAAGGCGCAGACCGTACATTTGTCGCCATCACAAGCGGTTCTGGGGAGACTCGCCGCGAAATATTCGTGGATGCCAAAGACCTACGGACTGAGGACTTTGGAACAGATTACGTCAATACTCTGACTTTTCGAGGTCAGAGTAAGCTGAATGAGCAGGCAATACGATATACGTTTGACACATCGGTCAATCCGCATGGCAACTTGACTTACAAGATAGACTTCGACCTTGGGCAGACCGTCAAAGTAATCTCCAAGGCATGGGGCGTATCCATGACAACTAGAATCACCGAGATCGAAGAAACATATGACGCGGATGGGCAGAGTATCAGCGTAGTGTTTGGAAAGGCTGAGCTAACTATAGCGCAGAAAGTCCGCTCTGACATGAGCGAGGTTAAAACAGCACTATTGGCCCCAACTGGTATATCCGAAGTTGCCGAAGCCCTAAGCGTCGTGGAAGGAACACTGGGTGACTTGACGCAGGTGGACCCGAAAATTCAGGGTGATGACGTCGCGGATACCTTCAACAACCTGTTTGGGAAACTTCCTGCACTCGAAATTTTTGTAGGTGCAGGTACCATATCGGTCGGTCAGTATGCCTTGTACAACATGGTACCAGGAGATACTTTATATTTCACCTCGTACAGTGGTAACAAATTCAGCGACCAGCCAAGTGAAAATGGACACGTATTTTTAACAAAGCATAATGGGGATAACACGGGCTATGGCTATCAGCGAGCAATGGGTTTCTTTATCAGTAGGGACACTATGACGTTTTATGTAATTTCTGTTTTCGTATTCAATAACCTATCTGGGCAGGCGAACTGGCTCAACATCAATAATGAACCAATAACTATGACTAGGCTTGCAAACGCAGCAGTCACCGGCGTAAAGATCGCAGATCGTACAATTACCGCTTCTAAAATTTCATCTGCGTTTACAGACTACTCTACGACAGAACAAAACACAGGGCGTTTATGGATTGATGGTAAGACGATTTATCGAAAGCACGTGAATCTTGGGTCACTTACTAATACGACACCGAAAAGCGTAGCTCATGGTATATCAAACATCAGCACTGTTGTCAGTTTAACAGGCTTTGCGACAAACGGTACTGTATTCTTGCCGCTGCCACTTGCTCGTTACAACAACTTCGCCTCGCAAATCGGGCTTTATATGGATACAACCAATGTCGTTGTCGAACCTGGTAATGACCGGACATCATATACGGGTTATGTGGTTATTGAGTATACGAAAACTGTTTAA